A stretch of Myxococcus hansupus DNA encodes these proteins:
- a CDS encoding helix-turn-helix domain-containing protein, giving the protein MSHSTCRKAPVLAAVARTGVPDFLTVEEAAALLRVNRKTLYESIRLGQMPGVVRVGKAVRIRRAALVECPTGKGRDSALGSHR; this is encoded by the coding sequence ATGAGCCACAGCACCTGTCGCAAGGCCCCTGTGCTCGCAGCGGTGGCCCGCACCGGGGTTCCCGACTTCCTCACCGTGGAAGAGGCCGCAGCACTCCTGCGCGTAAATCGGAAGACGCTCTATGAGTCCATCCGGCTCGGACAGATGCCCGGAGTCGTCCGCGTCGGGAAAGCGGTCCGCATCCGCCGCGCAGCATTGGTAGAATGCCCAACAGGTAAGGGCCGTGATTCTGCGCTCGGGAGTCACCGATGA
- a CDS encoding tyrosine-type recombinase/integrase, producing the protein MSVRLRKWQNSRTGKVEEAWQVDFVFHHPDGRKQRVVKSSPVQTRRGAEQYERELRNALLNGTFGKEKQKEECCALTVAKFAPRFLTYSENNNKHSSVVSKRQILDDHIVPFFGEMALDAIGPAQIEDFKALMRKKKSAAHARKENATQSAIRKRKAAGPKALSLKTINNVLTVLSKLLGVAVEQHVIAQAPRVKLFGNVPKPTFDFLSFEEAERVVDMAEPEWKPVLLVAIKTGLRQGEIIGLQWHDVDMKRGLLHVRRAIWRGVTDIPKGGRERTVELPASVVDALKAHRHLRGAYVFCLDDGKPLTAHRMERPLQRSLRRAGITREVGIIGWHDLRHTYGSHLAMRGIPLKVIQELMGHATIDMTERYAHLSPDTRRNAVRVLDLPLAPACDTGATRTEAVANHA; encoded by the coding sequence ATGAGCGTCAGGTTGCGGAAGTGGCAGAACAGCAGGACTGGGAAGGTCGAGGAGGCTTGGCAAGTGGACTTCGTGTTCCACCACCCGGACGGACGGAAACAGCGAGTCGTGAAGTCCTCGCCCGTCCAGACGCGCCGGGGTGCCGAGCAGTACGAGCGCGAATTGCGTAACGCGCTCCTCAACGGGACTTTCGGAAAGGAGAAGCAGAAGGAGGAATGCTGCGCGCTCACGGTGGCGAAGTTCGCACCGCGCTTCCTCACCTACAGCGAGAACAACAACAAGCACTCCAGCGTCGTCAGCAAGCGGCAGATTCTTGATGACCACATCGTCCCGTTCTTCGGAGAGATGGCACTGGACGCCATCGGCCCGGCGCAAATCGAGGACTTCAAGGCGCTGATGCGGAAGAAGAAGTCTGCGGCGCACGCCCGGAAAGAGAACGCGACCCAGTCAGCCATCCGCAAGCGCAAGGCTGCGGGCCCGAAGGCGTTGAGTTTGAAGACCATCAACAACGTCCTCACGGTTCTAAGCAAGCTCCTGGGCGTGGCCGTTGAACAACACGTCATCGCCCAAGCGCCGCGCGTGAAGCTCTTTGGGAACGTGCCCAAGCCGACCTTCGACTTCCTCTCATTCGAGGAAGCCGAGCGGGTCGTCGACATGGCCGAACCGGAGTGGAAGCCCGTGCTCCTCGTAGCCATCAAGACGGGGCTTCGTCAGGGGGAGATTATCGGGCTCCAGTGGCATGACGTGGACATGAAGCGGGGGCTCCTCCACGTGCGCCGGGCCATCTGGCGTGGCGTGACAGACATCCCCAAGGGAGGCCGCGAGAGAACGGTTGAATTGCCCGCATCCGTGGTGGACGCACTCAAGGCGCATCGGCACCTGCGCGGGGCCTACGTGTTCTGCCTGGATGACGGCAAGCCGCTGACTGCCCACAGGATGGAGCGGCCACTCCAGCGCTCACTTCGACGAGCGGGCATCACTCGCGAGGTGGGAATCATCGGCTGGCATGACCTGCGCCACACCTACGGGAGCCACCTTGCGATGAGGGGCATCCCGCTGAAGGTCATTCAGGAGCTGATGGGCCACGCCACCATCGACATGACGGAGCGGTACGCCCATCTCAGTCCGGATACGCGGAGGAACGCCGTCCGCGTCCTGGACCTGCCTCTTGCGCCCGCATGCGACACAGGTGCAACACGGACGGAGGCCGTTGCCAACCATGCGTAA
- the mgtE gene encoding magnesium transporter: protein MMESPQSAPLSMEELHEAWPVLSIDERLEGFRLLPTPVKDDFFLGLSAREQAELILHLEPAERRTWVRLLPPDDLADLVQAVEPEQADSILTQLDDASRREVNVLLAYAEDDAGGLMNPRFARVRPDMTIDEAIGYLRKQARERVETVYYAYVLDAEQHLLGVLSLRQLFQAASDKRVANVMQRDVITVSEDTDQEAVSRLFTEHGFMALPVLDAQQRMKGIVTVDDIVDVVQEEATEDIQKAGGMEALEAPYFEVGFFGMLKKRIGWLLVLFLGQMLTATAMSSFEDEIATAVVLSLFVPLIISSGGNSGSQASTLIIRSLALGEMRLKDWWRVARRELLSGLVLGLVLGVVGLGRILVWNSITGIYGEHALALGITVALSVLGVVTFGTLAGSMLPLLLRRCGFDPASASAPFVATLVDVSGVVIYFTVASLLLRGTLL from the coding sequence ATGATGGAAAGCCCCCAGAGCGCTCCGCTCTCCATGGAGGAACTGCACGAGGCGTGGCCCGTGCTCTCCATCGACGAGCGGCTGGAGGGCTTCCGGCTGCTCCCCACGCCGGTGAAGGACGACTTCTTCCTGGGCCTGTCAGCGCGTGAGCAGGCCGAGCTCATCCTCCACCTGGAGCCCGCCGAGCGCAGGACCTGGGTGCGGCTGCTGCCCCCGGACGACCTGGCCGACCTGGTCCAGGCGGTGGAGCCCGAACAAGCGGACTCCATCCTCACGCAGCTCGACGACGCCAGCCGCCGCGAGGTCAATGTGCTGCTGGCCTACGCGGAGGATGACGCCGGCGGTCTCATGAACCCGCGCTTCGCCCGCGTGCGGCCGGACATGACCATCGACGAGGCCATCGGCTACCTGCGCAAGCAGGCTCGCGAGCGCGTGGAGACCGTCTATTACGCCTACGTGCTCGACGCCGAGCAGCACCTGCTGGGGGTGCTGTCCCTGCGCCAGCTCTTCCAGGCCGCCAGTGACAAGCGCGTGGCGAATGTCATGCAGCGCGATGTCATCACCGTGTCCGAGGACACCGACCAGGAAGCGGTGAGCCGCCTGTTCACCGAGCACGGCTTCATGGCCCTGCCCGTGCTCGATGCCCAGCAGCGGATGAAGGGTATCGTCACGGTCGACGACATCGTCGACGTCGTGCAGGAAGAGGCCACCGAGGACATCCAGAAGGCCGGCGGCATGGAGGCCCTGGAGGCGCCCTACTTCGAGGTCGGCTTCTTCGGCATGCTGAAGAAGCGCATCGGCTGGCTGTTGGTGCTCTTCCTTGGACAGATGCTCACCGCCACCGCGATGAGCAGCTTCGAGGACGAAATCGCCACCGCCGTGGTGCTGAGCCTCTTCGTGCCGCTCATCATCTCCTCGGGCGGCAACTCCGGCAGCCAGGCCTCCACGCTCATCATCCGCTCGCTCGCGCTGGGCGAGATGCGCCTGAAGGACTGGTGGCGCGTGGCCCGCCGCGAGCTGCTCTCCGGCCTCGTGCTGGGGCTGGTCCTGGGCGTGGTGGGTCTGGGGCGCATCCTCGTCTGGAACTCCATCACCGGTATTTATGGCGAGCATGCGTTGGCGCTGGGCATCACCGTCGCGCTGTCCGTGCTGGGCGTGGTGACGTTCGGAACGTTGGCTGGCTCCATGCTGCCCCTGTTGCTGCGGCGGTGCGGCTTCGACCCGGCGAGCGCCTCGGCCCCCTTCGTTGCCACACTGGTGGACGTTAGCGGCGTCGTCATCTACTTCACCGTCGCCAGCCTGCTTCTGCGGGGTACGCTGCTGTGA
- a CDS encoding DUF6929 family protein — translation MIHLTARRTLDLEAPFVSGRPSHVTSASSLVRVGNWLYTVAEEPLHLAAFPLDGDEPGHGVVLFANHQPDEPVSLKSSTPDLEVLCQVGPLSGAPHGALLLLPSGRSEGRHRGAVMALGADGTLAGEARSVDCSALYTQLSRELGPLHIAGAAQAGGLLRLLQRGSGEPGTDALVDLDAERVLRGLEAGALGPDVVRMTRRWELGQAGGMRLTFTAASPLPDGRMVFTATAGNPGTSPAAGGSVVGVLAPDGSPLFLDAPEGPVLLTGVDARVEQGRVHVLLISASEVGASPASLQAATLDAPA, via the coding sequence ATGATTCACCTCACTGCACGGCGTACCCTCGACCTGGAGGCGCCCTTCGTTTCAGGACGCCCGTCACACGTCACTTCCGCCAGCAGCCTGGTGCGCGTGGGCAACTGGCTCTACACCGTCGCGGAGGAACCGCTGCACCTGGCGGCGTTCCCCTTGGACGGAGACGAACCGGGACACGGGGTGGTGCTCTTCGCGAACCACCAACCCGATGAGCCGGTGTCGCTCAAATCGTCGACCCCCGACCTGGAGGTCCTCTGTCAGGTGGGCCCCCTGAGCGGCGCTCCGCACGGGGCGCTCCTGCTCCTGCCTTCGGGCCGCTCCGAGGGCCGCCACCGGGGCGCGGTGATGGCCCTGGGCGCCGATGGCACGCTGGCCGGTGAAGCCCGGTCCGTGGACTGCAGCGCGCTGTACACCCAGTTGTCGCGGGAGCTCGGACCGCTCCACATCGCGGGCGCCGCGCAGGCGGGCGGGCTGCTCCGGCTGCTGCAACGTGGCAGTGGCGAGCCCGGGACGGACGCGTTGGTGGACCTGGACGCCGAGCGCGTCCTACGCGGCCTGGAGGCGGGCGCGCTGGGGCCAGACGTGGTGCGCATGACCCGCCGCTGGGAGCTGGGACAAGCGGGAGGCATGCGGCTGACCTTCACGGCCGCCTCACCGCTGCCGGATGGACGGATGGTCTTCACCGCCACCGCGGGCAATCCCGGCACGTCACCGGCAGCGGGTGGCTCGGTCGTGGGCGTGTTGGCGCCGGATGGCTCGCCCTTGTTCCTGGACGCGCCCGAAGGGCCCGTGCTGCTCACCGGAGTGGATGCCCGGGTGGAGCAGGGACGCGTGCACGTGCTGCTGATCTCCGCTTCCGAGGTGGGCGCGTCGCCGGCGAGCCTGCAGGCGGCGACGCTGGACGCGCCCGCGTAA
- a CDS encoding tetratricopeptide repeat protein, with the protein MKPLRLALAVLSLAATGCRDKPVDHLQRARDATYEKRPDEALVEYRKAFDALRHDSTPEALVLRARALKGAADVYWLEQRKVKEAVGVYRELIQQCPESPEALESRIILAELLRVHYRDLRGAIDQLTAALKLNPPQGAELHYLVTKLYFELGDYQQCELETRRVMERFPTSAFVDDALYLQAQAIAMMDGRRQEASRTFADLRTRFPDSELAPHALFEMGKLRADAGENEKAIETWVEALKTHPDPPLVQDYIARARRRIANTTAAGVGQREVAFDRVRPARTSLEAVGGRPEEAAHENN; encoded by the coding sequence ATGAAGCCCCTGCGGCTCGCGCTCGCCGTGCTGTCCCTGGCCGCCACCGGGTGCCGGGACAAGCCCGTGGACCATCTCCAGCGGGCCCGTGACGCCACCTATGAGAAGCGTCCCGATGAGGCGCTCGTCGAATACCGCAAGGCCTTCGATGCGCTGCGCCACGACTCGACGCCAGAGGCGCTGGTCCTGCGTGCACGCGCGCTCAAGGGCGCCGCGGATGTCTATTGGCTGGAGCAGCGCAAGGTGAAGGAGGCGGTGGGCGTCTACCGCGAGCTCATCCAGCAGTGCCCCGAATCCCCCGAGGCGCTCGAGTCCCGCATCATCCTGGCGGAGCTGCTGCGGGTGCACTACCGCGACTTGCGCGGCGCCATCGATCAGCTCACCGCCGCCCTCAAGCTCAACCCACCGCAGGGCGCGGAGCTGCACTACCTGGTGACGAAGCTCTACTTCGAGCTCGGCGACTATCAGCAATGCGAGCTGGAGACCCGTCGGGTCATGGAGCGCTTCCCCACCAGCGCGTTCGTGGATGACGCCCTGTACCTCCAGGCCCAGGCCATCGCGATGATGGACGGCCGCCGCCAGGAGGCCTCGCGCACCTTCGCGGACCTGCGCACCCGCTTCCCGGACTCCGAGCTCGCGCCGCACGCCCTCTTCGAGATGGGCAAGCTGCGCGCCGACGCGGGCGAGAACGAGAAGGCCATCGAGACGTGGGTGGAGGCGCTGAAGACGCACCCCGACCCGCCGCTCGTGCAGGACTACATCGCGCGAGCCCGCCGGCGCATCGCCAACACCACCGCCGCGGGCGTGGGGCAGCGCGAGGTGGCCTTCGACCGTGTCCGCCCCGCGCGCACGTCGTTGGAGGCGGTGGGTGGCAGGCCCGAGGAAGCCGCGCACGAGAACAACTGA
- a CDS encoding NADAR family protein, with the protein MSHVIRFYSVTDTCGWCSNFAPYPIRLNGKTWPTSEHYFQAQKFAAPADQEAVRNARTPMLAARMGRDRKRKLRRDWESVKVSVMRQAVQAKFTQHAQLARLLLDTGEATLIEHTEQDDDWGDGGDGHGRNMLGRILMEVREALSQRT; encoded by the coding sequence ATGTCCCATGTCATCCGCTTCTACAGCGTCACCGACACGTGCGGCTGGTGCTCGAACTTCGCGCCCTACCCCATCCGACTCAACGGCAAGACCTGGCCCACGAGCGAGCACTACTTCCAGGCACAGAAGTTCGCGGCCCCGGCCGACCAGGAAGCGGTCCGCAACGCCCGGACTCCGATGCTCGCCGCGCGGATGGGCAGAGACCGCAAACGTAAGCTTCGGCGTGATTGGGAGTCCGTGAAGGTTTCCGTGATGCGGCAGGCAGTCCAAGCCAAGTTCACCCAGCACGCGCAGCTCGCGAGGCTCCTGCTCGACACGGGCGAGGCCACGCTCATCGAACATACCGAGCAGGATGATGACTGGGGTGATGGCGGAGACGGCCATGGACGGAACATGCTGGGACGCATCCTCATGGAGGTCCGTGAGGCCCTGAGCCAACGCACATGA
- a CDS encoding SDR family NAD(P)-dependent oxidoreductase, translating into MSLPSQPRVVVTGAGSGLGRALCEELARRKARVVVSDVDTTSAEETALRVTQGGGEAHVVSCDVTDVAQVEALADTATRVFGGVDLLVNNAGVVSAGAVGALPLAEWKRVLDINLWGVIYGCHVFAPRMRLQGSGHILNIASSAGLVYVPDLAAYNVSKAGVVALSETLHVELKAAGIGVTVACPSFFRTNIANMGRYADETLRTLAVQMVGSARIGPDVIARKLLSAVDARSLYSVPMADARWGWRLRRMSPGLFLRTVAALDRTARAWLLRRG; encoded by the coding sequence ATGAGCCTTCCATCTCAACCCCGAGTCGTCGTCACCGGAGCGGGCAGCGGCCTGGGCCGGGCGCTGTGCGAGGAACTCGCCCGCCGCAAGGCCCGCGTGGTCGTGTCCGATGTGGACACCACCTCCGCCGAGGAGACCGCCCTTCGCGTCACGCAGGGGGGCGGTGAGGCGCACGTCGTGAGCTGTGACGTCACCGACGTGGCCCAGGTGGAAGCACTCGCTGACACCGCGACGCGGGTGTTCGGCGGCGTGGACCTCCTCGTCAACAACGCGGGCGTCGTCAGCGCGGGCGCCGTGGGCGCGCTTCCCCTGGCCGAGTGGAAGCGGGTGCTCGACATCAACCTGTGGGGCGTCATCTACGGCTGCCATGTCTTCGCCCCTCGCATGCGCCTGCAGGGCTCCGGGCACATCCTCAACATCGCCTCGTCCGCAGGGCTCGTCTATGTGCCGGACCTCGCGGCCTACAACGTCTCCAAGGCGGGCGTCGTCGCGCTCTCCGAGACGCTGCATGTGGAGCTCAAGGCCGCCGGCATCGGCGTCACCGTGGCGTGCCCCAGCTTCTTCCGGACCAACATCGCCAACATGGGCCGCTACGCCGACGAGACGCTGCGCACCCTTGCCGTCCAGATGGTGGGGTCAGCCCGCATCGGCCCGGACGTCATCGCGCGCAAGCTCTTGAGCGCCGTGGATGCCCGGAGCCTCTACAGCGTCCCCATGGCGGATGCGCGTTGGGGCTGGCGCTTGCGCCGGATGTCGCCAGGTCTCTTCCTCCGCACCGTCGCGGCGCTGGACCGCACCGCGCGCGCGTGGCTCCTGCGCAGAGGGTGA
- a CDS encoding rhomboid family intramembrane serine protease, with amino-acid sequence MSAQPQPEPPPPASSSAEQEDASFAVYLVRKLLAEQGFEPGTFPEASALEAASDAVLTYSDGMSAVIVCVVDREQSPSRVFGLDVAALERIGKDCLKYTGGVGGTKLPLGLQVIEVGGAALSEEDRKRLHALRLGLFNKVHLQAMHVDTRAKTVWASTWRRAKVSRGYLRGLVSAPRRVAEPEDVAEPPERKPWLTYVSLVAMACAFIAEHLLRLGAEGEGPLALGVQTLVALGGVNSGLVLEGGQWWRLLTAPLLHGDLFHLLFNGFCLWFVGQTLETLVGRAWLGLLLWVGALGGGALSMAINDVSVVSVGASGVVTALLGALLAVSRRYPPGPERVQLQMMSIQMLLPSLLPVVMTRTGGAIDCAAHLGGALAGGAVGLVLTQVWSRREPEPPARMPLLALGWVAFAALLMSMGAAWRYRQMLEL; translated from the coding sequence ATGTCCGCGCAGCCTCAGCCCGAGCCACCGCCGCCCGCATCATCCTCGGCCGAGCAGGAGGATGCGTCCTTCGCCGTGTACCTCGTGCGCAAGCTCCTGGCGGAGCAGGGCTTCGAGCCGGGGACCTTCCCCGAGGCCTCGGCCCTGGAGGCTGCTTCAGACGCGGTGCTCACGTACTCGGACGGGATGTCCGCCGTCATCGTCTGTGTGGTTGACCGTGAGCAGTCGCCCTCGCGCGTCTTCGGCCTCGACGTGGCGGCCTTGGAGCGAATTGGCAAGGACTGCCTGAAGTACACGGGCGGAGTCGGTGGGACGAAGCTTCCCCTGGGCTTGCAGGTCATCGAAGTCGGAGGCGCCGCGCTCTCCGAAGAGGACCGGAAGCGGCTGCACGCGCTCCGCCTGGGACTCTTCAACAAGGTGCATCTGCAGGCGATGCACGTGGACACCCGCGCGAAGACGGTCTGGGCCAGCACGTGGCGCCGCGCGAAGGTGTCACGGGGCTATCTGCGAGGCCTGGTGTCGGCGCCACGCCGCGTGGCGGAGCCCGAGGACGTGGCCGAGCCTCCCGAGCGAAAGCCCTGGCTCACGTACGTCTCCCTGGTGGCGATGGCCTGTGCCTTCATCGCGGAGCACCTGCTGCGCTTGGGGGCGGAGGGGGAGGGGCCGCTCGCGCTCGGCGTGCAGACGTTGGTGGCGCTGGGTGGAGTGAACTCGGGGTTGGTGCTGGAAGGCGGGCAGTGGTGGCGGCTGCTGACGGCGCCGTTGCTGCACGGAGACCTCTTCCATCTGCTGTTCAACGGCTTCTGCCTGTGGTTCGTGGGGCAGACGCTGGAGACCCTGGTGGGCCGCGCATGGTTGGGGCTGTTGCTGTGGGTGGGCGCGCTGGGGGGCGGCGCCCTGTCGATGGCCATCAACGATGTCTCGGTGGTGTCGGTGGGAGCCTCCGGCGTGGTCACCGCGCTGCTAGGGGCTCTGTTGGCGGTGAGCCGCCGGTATCCGCCCGGACCGGAGCGCGTGCAGCTCCAGATGATGTCGATTCAAATGCTGCTGCCGTCGCTGCTTCCCGTGGTCATGACCCGCACGGGCGGCGCGATTGATTGCGCGGCACATCTGGGGGGCGCGCTCGCGGGTGGGGCGGTGGGCCTGGTGTTGACCCAGGTCTGGTCCAGGCGAGAGCCGGAGCCACCCGCGAGGATGCCCTTGCTCGCGCTCGGGTGGGTGGCCTTTGCGGCGTTGCTGATGAGCATGGGCGCCGCGTGGCGGTACCGGCAGATGCTCGAGCTGTAA
- a CDS encoding alpha/beta fold hydrolase has protein sequence MLCRRVLSSLFVMSLVSGCASTSGAESSGEGPTASESATARTPTPFHVARSGKGRPVVFIPGLASSGDVWRETVAHLGGQYDIHVLTLAGFAGQPAVSAPFFETQRRAVAAYLHEQGLENPILVGHSLGGVLALAVAADVPERVGGVVVVDSLPFLPAAMYPGATVESSRPYADQMRTQMRTQPVAQRNEVLRQTLRRYITDEAQQDIAFGWGTRSDTETVAQAMYELMTTDLRPELPRITAPTLVLGSWIALKGQVPRETIEAVYKGQYAALTSARVVMHDTARHFLMWDDPQGFFRELDGFLGAHAPMAQVEPRP, from the coding sequence ATGCTTTGCCGCCGCGTCCTCTCCTCGCTGTTCGTAATGTCCCTCGTGTCCGGCTGCGCCTCCACCTCCGGCGCGGAATCCTCCGGCGAAGGCCCCACTGCCTCCGAGTCCGCCACGGCCCGAACGCCAACACCGTTCCACGTCGCGCGCAGTGGCAAGGGACGACCGGTGGTCTTCATCCCCGGCCTCGCTTCGTCGGGCGATGTCTGGCGTGAAACGGTGGCGCACCTGGGTGGCCAGTACGATATCCACGTCCTCACCCTGGCCGGCTTCGCGGGACAGCCCGCTGTGTCCGCGCCCTTCTTCGAGACACAGCGCCGAGCGGTGGCGGCCTACCTGCATGAGCAGGGCCTGGAGAACCCCATCCTCGTGGGCCACAGCCTGGGCGGCGTGCTGGCGCTCGCGGTGGCCGCGGACGTCCCCGAGCGCGTCGGTGGCGTGGTGGTGGTGGACAGCCTGCCCTTCCTCCCCGCGGCGATGTACCCCGGCGCCACGGTGGAGAGCAGCCGCCCCTACGCCGACCAGATGCGCACGCAGATGCGGACCCAGCCCGTCGCCCAGCGAAACGAAGTGCTGCGGCAGACGCTGCGCCGCTACATCACCGACGAAGCGCAGCAGGACATCGCCTTCGGCTGGGGAACCCGTTCAGACACCGAGACGGTCGCTCAGGCGATGTACGAACTGATGACCACGGACCTGCGCCCGGAGCTGCCCCGCATCACCGCGCCGACCCTGGTCCTGGGCTCGTGGATCGCACTGAAGGGCCAGGTGCCGCGCGAGACGATTGAAGCCGTGTACAAGGGCCAGTACGCCGCGCTCACCAGCGCGCGCGTCGTCATGCACGACACGGCCCGGCACTTCCTCATGTGGGACGACCCGCAGGGCTTCTTCCGCGAGTTGGACGGCTTCCTGGGAGCGCACGCCCCCATGGCCCAGGTGGAGCCGCGCCCGTGA
- a CDS encoding sensor histidine kinase, producing the protein MKSSRTRTWVYVACQLGGWGLYALINSALVMMAPSRAIPGGLAALWAFSFCGALITHLGRAVLPLRAWARLPVIQLAPRMLVTAVGLGLVQNLTLLGLSVFVLRLYTLEQASLAIFFVSGFVWTILMSLWLMLYFTLHAVERARTVEVERWKLEAAAQSAELRFLKSQLQPHFLFNCLNSVRALISEDPARAQEVVTRLSTLLRYALSSRDKETVSLEQELQVVRDYLELEGVRLESRLRVREEVEPATLSMSVPAMLVQTLVENAIKHGVAQMPEGGEVAVSARIREGVLLLEVSNTAAPTPAPAEGSGVGLHNASERLRLLCGTGASLHLDRTLPALTTARVRIPLALS; encoded by the coding sequence ATGAAGTCCTCGCGTACGCGAACCTGGGTCTACGTGGCCTGTCAGCTCGGAGGATGGGGCCTCTATGCCCTCATCAACTCCGCGCTGGTCATGATGGCGCCGTCCCGAGCGATACCGGGAGGCCTGGCCGCACTGTGGGCGTTCAGCTTCTGCGGCGCCCTCATCACGCACCTGGGCCGCGCCGTGCTGCCGCTGCGAGCATGGGCCCGTCTGCCCGTCATCCAACTGGCCCCGCGCATGCTCGTCACGGCCGTGGGGCTCGGGCTGGTGCAGAACCTGACGCTCCTGGGGCTGAGCGTCTTCGTGTTGCGCCTGTACACGCTGGAGCAGGCCTCGCTCGCGATCTTCTTCGTCAGCGGCTTCGTCTGGACCATCCTGATGTCCCTGTGGCTGATGCTCTACTTCACGCTCCACGCGGTCGAGCGCGCGCGGACGGTGGAAGTGGAGCGGTGGAAGCTGGAGGCCGCGGCCCAGTCCGCGGAGCTGCGCTTCCTCAAGTCGCAACTCCAGCCGCACTTCCTCTTCAACTGCCTCAACAGCGTGCGCGCGCTCATCTCCGAGGACCCGGCACGCGCACAGGAAGTGGTGACGCGGCTGTCCACGCTGCTGCGCTACGCGCTGTCCTCCCGGGACAAGGAGACTGTCTCCCTGGAGCAGGAGCTCCAGGTGGTGCGTGACTATCTGGAGCTGGAGGGCGTGCGGCTGGAGAGCCGCCTGCGCGTGCGCGAGGAGGTGGAACCCGCCACGCTGAGCATGTCCGTGCCCGCCATGCTGGTGCAGACGCTGGTGGAGAACGCCATCAAGCATGGCGTGGCGCAGATGCCCGAAGGCGGAGAGGTGGCCGTCTCCGCGCGCATCCGCGAAGGCGTGTTGCTGCTCGAGGTCTCCAACACCGCCGCCCCGACGCCCGCGCCCGCGGAGGGCAGCGGCGTGGGCCTGCACAACGCGAGCGAGCGCCTGCGCCTCTTGTGCGGCACGGGCGCCTCGCTGCACCTGGACCGGACCCTGCCCGCCTTGACCACCGCGCGCGTGCGCATTCCCCTGGCCCTGTCATGA
- a CDS encoding LytR/AlgR family response regulator transcription factor, which translates to MRALIADDERLARAELRRLLAAFPDVEIVGEATHVDETCRQVEALAPDLLLLDIQMPGGTGFDVLARLEEPPDVVFTTAYDVHAVRAFEVNALDFLLKPIEPERLATALERVRQRGRVESARSTVGVAPAAGAPLERVFVRDGERCWLVQLSQVPLITSEGNYARLTLEGHEPLLLRSLSYLEERLDPARFFRASRQHLINLDFIEALEPGPSGTLVARLRGGREVEMSRRQSQRFRERLSV; encoded by the coding sequence ATGAGAGCCCTCATCGCCGATGACGAGCGACTGGCCCGCGCAGAGCTGCGCCGACTGCTCGCGGCCTTCCCGGACGTGGAAATCGTGGGCGAGGCCACCCACGTGGATGAGACGTGCCGACAGGTGGAAGCGCTGGCTCCCGACCTGCTGCTGCTCGACATCCAGATGCCAGGCGGCACGGGCTTCGACGTGCTCGCGCGACTGGAGGAGCCGCCCGACGTCGTCTTCACCACCGCATATGACGTGCACGCCGTGCGCGCCTTCGAGGTGAATGCGCTCGACTTCCTGCTCAAGCCCATTGAACCGGAGCGGCTCGCCACCGCGCTGGAGCGCGTCCGTCAGCGCGGGCGCGTGGAGTCCGCGCGGTCCACCGTGGGCGTGGCCCCCGCCGCCGGAGCACCGCTGGAGCGAGTCTTCGTCCGGGACGGCGAACGCTGCTGGCTGGTGCAGCTCTCGCAAGTGCCCCTCATCACGTCCGAGGGCAACTACGCGCGGCTGACGCTGGAGGGACATGAGCCCCTGCTGCTGCGCTCACTGAGCTACCTGGAGGAGCGGCTGGACCCGGCGCGCTTCTTCCGCGCCAGCCGTCAGCACCTCATCAACCTGGACTTCATCGAGGCCCTGGAGCCCGGTCCGAGCGGCACCCTGGTGGCGCGCTTGCGCGGTGGCCGAGAGGTGGAGATGTCTCGGCGTCAGTCCCAGCGCTTCCGCGAACGGCTCAGCGTCTGA